A portion of the Oxynema aestuarii AP17 genome contains these proteins:
- a CDS encoding MHYT domain-containing protein, whose translation MSASWQFLLNVPVEVRAIAHYDWRLVVVSIVVGMLASYTAIELSRKGHYERRLEGWVWVILSAIAMGVGIWSMHFVGMLALKLPFLLSYDIPTVVGSLVVTAIACGAGLVLVNRSPCGFKELLLAGTILGEAIASMHYLGMWALQLPNHIDYDPLFVVLSIAVAIGGSEIALWLAFPVGSGRSQPSSKLGGATVLGLTISGMHYISMAAVRFRWPTGPIALGTDYTLDREDLAIAIAITTLTILGLTSLNSVVDRHLATQQETLDRLRTFIREMQVGVLLLTPDLKIVLSNPAAAQLLGVTVEELQEETIFEETWAIVREDRTPFLKAERPVQQAIATGSPVHNVVMGIQRRSRATETAEEAIAPVERWLLVNVNPIANDEGVVEHAVCSFIDISDRKHAEAELSQTQNFLNSVVENLPVGVFIKEAANLTIVSWNKTSEQLFGYPAIAAIGKTDADLFPPAQADCLGAIDRQVLDNAEAIEIAAQSLETPDRGTRLLQTTKVPIFNESGQPEYVLGIAQDITSAQQAREELLKQNQRSQLFAELTIKIRQSLDIGEILKTTVEEVRQFLDTDRVIIYRLWPDGSGTIVTEAVISDTIPILGQEFDDPCFKNKYTEKYRSGRVTAIADIENANLQDCHIHLLKSCGVKANLVVPLLEREKLWGLLIAHQCSHTRQWTPWEIELLEQLANQVSIALAQAQLLEQETRTSEQLTQQNIVLDKTKRAAEAANLAKSQFLASMSHEIRTPMNGVVGMARLMLQTNLTPQQREYAQTICTSAEHLLAIINDLLEFSKLEAKEMKLNTIGFDLQECMEAVVDLMVTAAQEKGLDLTLLIHSQIPQFLIGDPARLRQVLLNLLNNAIKFTDRGEVILQAVLESETPQKVRIRLSVSDTGIGIVPEEAHKLFQSFSQLDASSTRKYGGTGLGLAICKQLVELMDGEIGVESDWGKGSTFWVSIPFAKQVGVESEPLPPELKRARLLVVSRREIQRQSVRYMAERWGMESDEARDGARALDKVRIAGADDRPFNPIAIELDLFDRDLQEALPRVAQEAKILLMTPLNRRSQAQALVAIGACHGYAIEPMRPSRLLERAIALLGSPETQAANAQSGIHTLPAKHARDLPPSNFKILVAEDHKINQQVISSQLDVLGYRADFADNGAEALTRLTEKDYDLVLMDCQMPIKDGYEATQELRRQEGNRRHTIVVALTAHAMPEDRQKCLAAGMDDYISKPVNLERLQAVLERWKPEPAQDAPPYEPQPVGEVSPPSSPESANCMDLKRLEQVSRGKLALKQRLLETFLDASDADLAATREALDRADADAVESHIHRIKGAGRNIGARSLSDLAAQAEKLARNGELDSIPDVLPHLDRELERVRQFLHEQLSPSPPSEA comes from the coding sequence ATGTCTGCAAGCTGGCAATTTTTGTTAAACGTTCCCGTTGAAGTCCGAGCGATCGCCCATTATGACTGGCGTCTCGTCGTCGTTTCGATCGTCGTGGGGATGTTGGCATCTTATACGGCGATCGAACTGAGTCGCAAAGGGCACTACGAACGTCGCCTCGAAGGGTGGGTCTGGGTCATACTCAGCGCGATCGCGATGGGGGTGGGGATTTGGTCGATGCATTTTGTAGGGATGTTGGCGCTCAAATTGCCATTTTTGTTAAGTTACGACATCCCCACCGTCGTCGGTTCCCTGGTGGTGACGGCGATCGCCTGTGGTGCGGGGTTGGTCTTGGTCAACCGATCGCCGTGTGGTTTTAAAGAGTTACTGTTAGCGGGCACCATTCTCGGAGAGGCGATCGCCTCGATGCACTATCTGGGAATGTGGGCGCTGCAATTACCGAATCATATCGACTACGATCCCTTATTCGTGGTATTGTCGATCGCCGTGGCGATCGGCGGTTCGGAAATCGCCCTCTGGTTGGCGTTTCCCGTCGGTTCCGGGCGATCGCAACCGTCGAGCAAACTCGGCGGCGCGACGGTCTTGGGTTTGACCATTAGCGGGATGCACTATATCAGTATGGCGGCGGTGCGCTTTCGCTGGCCCACCGGCCCGATCGCCCTCGGGACCGATTACACCCTCGATCGCGAAGATTTGGCGATCGCGATCGCGATTACGACGTTGACCATTTTAGGCTTAACGAGCCTCAATTCCGTGGTCGATCGCCATTTAGCCACCCAGCAAGAAACCCTCGATCGCCTGCGAACCTTTATCCGAGAAATGCAAGTCGGCGTTTTGTTATTGACGCCGGATTTAAAAATTGTGCTGTCTAACCCCGCCGCCGCGCAACTGTTGGGCGTCACGGTCGAAGAACTGCAAGAAGAGACGATTTTTGAGGAAACCTGGGCGATCGTGCGCGAAGATCGCACCCCGTTCCTGAAAGCAGAACGTCCGGTGCAACAGGCGATCGCCACCGGGTCTCCGGTGCATAATGTGGTGATGGGAATTCAGAGGCGTTCGCGCGCCACCGAGACCGCCGAGGAGGCGATCGCCCCCGTGGAACGCTGGTTGTTGGTCAATGTCAATCCGATCGCCAATGACGAGGGGGTTGTAGAACACGCGGTCTGCAGTTTTATCGATATCAGCGATCGCAAACATGCGGAAGCGGAATTATCCCAAACCCAGAATTTTCTCAATTCCGTGGTCGAAAATTTGCCTGTCGGCGTGTTTATCAAAGAGGCGGCGAATCTGACGATCGTTTCTTGGAATAAAACCAGCGAACAACTGTTCGGTTACCCGGCGATCGCGGCGATCGGTAAAACCGACGCCGACTTATTCCCCCCCGCTCAAGCAGATTGTCTCGGCGCGATCGATCGCCAAGTGCTCGATAACGCCGAGGCGATCGAAATTGCCGCCCAATCTTTGGAAACGCCCGATCGCGGAACCCGCCTGCTACAAACCACCAAAGTCCCAATTTTCAACGAATCCGGTCAACCCGAGTACGTCCTCGGGATCGCCCAAGATATTACCAGCGCCCAACAAGCACGCGAGGAACTGCTCAAGCAAAATCAGCGATCGCAACTGTTCGCCGAATTGACCATTAAAATTCGCCAGTCCCTCGATATCGGCGAAATCCTTAAAACCACCGTCGAAGAGGTACGCCAATTTCTCGACACCGATCGCGTCATTATTTATCGTTTGTGGCCCGACGGGTCGGGAACGATCGTCACCGAAGCCGTCATTTCCGACACGATCCCGATTTTAGGTCAGGAATTCGACGATCCCTGTTTTAAAAATAAATATACGGAAAAATATCGCTCCGGACGGGTGACGGCGATCGCCGATATCGAAAATGCCAACTTGCAAGACTGTCATATCCACCTGCTCAAAAGTTGCGGCGTCAAAGCGAATTTAGTCGTCCCCTTACTCGAACGCGAAAAACTCTGGGGTTTGCTGATCGCCCACCAATGCAGCCATACCCGACAGTGGACCCCGTGGGAAATCGAGCTGTTAGAACAGTTGGCCAATCAAGTGAGCATCGCTTTAGCACAAGCGCAATTACTCGAACAAGAAACGCGCACGTCGGAACAACTCACCCAACAAAATATCGTCCTCGACAAAACCAAACGGGCCGCAGAAGCTGCCAATCTCGCCAAAAGTCAGTTTCTCGCCAGCATGAGCCACGAAATTCGCACGCCGATGAACGGAGTCGTCGGGATGGCCCGCTTGATGTTGCAAACCAACCTGACTCCCCAACAGCGCGAATACGCTCAAACTATTTGCACCAGCGCCGAACACTTGTTAGCGATCATTAACGATTTGCTGGAGTTCTCCAAACTCGAAGCGAAAGAAATGAAGCTCAACACCATCGGTTTCGACCTGCAAGAGTGCATGGAAGCGGTGGTCGATCTGATGGTGACTGCGGCTCAAGAAAAGGGATTAGATCTCACGTTGTTGATTCACAGCCAAATCCCGCAATTCTTAATCGGCGATCCGGCCCGGTTGCGCCAAGTTCTGCTCAATTTACTCAACAATGCGATTAAATTTACCGATCGCGGCGAAGTGATTTTACAAGCGGTTTTGGAATCCGAAACGCCCCAAAAAGTGCGGATTCGCCTGTCGGTGAGCGATACGGGCATCGGCATCGTCCCGGAAGAAGCGCACAAGTTGTTTCAGTCGTTTTCTCAACTCGATGCTTCTTCAACCCGCAAGTATGGCGGGACTGGATTGGGTTTGGCGATTTGCAAGCAGTTGGTGGAACTGATGGACGGCGAAATCGGCGTCGAAAGCGATTGGGGGAAGGGATCGACGTTTTGGGTGAGCATTCCTTTTGCCAAACAAGTTGGGGTGGAAAGTGAGCCGTTACCGCCGGAGTTGAAACGGGCGAGGTTACTGGTAGTGAGCCGCCGGGAGATCCAGCGCCAATCGGTGCGCTACATGGCCGAACGCTGGGGGATGGAGAGTGACGAAGCCCGGGACGGAGCCAGGGCGTTAGACAAAGTGAGAATAGCAGGGGCGGACGATCGCCCTTTCAATCCGATCGCGATCGAATTGGACTTGTTCGATCGCGATCTTCAGGAAGCCTTGCCACGGGTGGCGCAGGAGGCGAAAATTTTGTTGATGACGCCTTTAAATCGTCGTTCTCAAGCTCAAGCGTTAGTAGCGATCGGGGCCTGTCACGGCTACGCGATCGAACCGATGCGTCCGTCTCGTTTGTTGGAACGGGCGATCGCCCTGTTAGGATCCCCGGAAACGCAAGCGGCGAACGCCCAATCCGGCATTCATACTTTACCTGCAAAGCACGCGAGGGACCTTCCCCCGTCGAACTTCAAAATTTTAGTCGCCGAAGACCACAAAATTAACCAACAGGTGATCTCTTCCCAACTCGACGTCCTCGGTTATCGCGCCGACTTCGCCGACAACGGCGCCGAAGCGTTAACTCGATTGACCGAGAAAGACTACGATCTGGTCTTGATGGACTGTCAAATGCCCATTAAAGACGGTTACGAAGCTACCCAGGAACTTCGCCGCCAGGAAGGGAATCGCCGTCATACCATTGTCGTCGCTTTAACCGCTCATGCCATGCCCGAAGACCGCCAAAAGTGTTTGGCGGCGGGGATGGACGACTATATCAGCAAACCTGTCAATTTGGAACGCTTACAAGCCGTGTTAGAACGCTGGAAACCCGAACCCGCTCAAGACGCTCCCCCCTACGAACCCCAACCTGTCGGCGAAGTGTCCCCTCCTAGTTCTCCGGAATCGGCGAACTGTATGGATCTCAAACGCCTCGAACAGGTTTCGCGGGGTAAATTGGCGTTAAAACAACGGTTACTCGAAACCTTTCTCGACGCCAGCGATGCGGATTTAGCCGCCACTCGGGAAGCGTTAGATCGGGCCGACGCGGACGCGGTGGAAAGTCATATTCACCGGATTAAAGGGGCGGGTCGCAACATCGGCGCGCGATCGCTGTCCGATCTCGCCGCTCAAGCCGAAAAATTAGCCCGCAACGGCGAATTAGACTCAATTCCCGACGTCCTCCCCCACCTCGATCGCGAGTTGGAGCGAGTCCGCCAGTTCTTACACGAACAGCTCTCCCCTTCTCCCCCCAGCGAAGCATAG